The following proteins are co-located in the Myroides profundi genome:
- the infB gene encoding translation initiation factor IF-2 — translation MSEERAIRINKVLRELNISLDRAVDFLKGKGFDIDATPNAKISDQEYSVLCKQFSADKGKKEASIEVSEEKKKEKEALKIERDKELEEKKKQEEARIKREQEIIRAKAEEIAAIKTVGKIDLEPKKTKASSDDSNKENKSFEKDAKAPAKESKQKQANEVIEDKKETVAKPVVDKEASKVTNSNKQVEAKKEVEKPKQKESVAGSKDASSNKVDSKKAESNKAEEAAKTEENAGEEMIKTNYQKLSGTTFTGQTIDLSQFDKPKKKKEEPKKGGNNAGNNAKPGAGNAANKNKRKRIAKPGTAEGGNTTNNNSNNANGGNNNNNNRNQGGGQRNNNNNNNAGGNKFGNRNQRRNQQAPVVKAEPTEEEVKNQIKETLERLQGKGNKSKSAKYRRDKRDVHRKKTDDEQKALEAGSKVLKVTEFVTVGEIATMMDVPITKVIGTCMSLGIMVTMNQRLDAETLTIVADEFGYEVDFTTAAIEEAIEEAPDRPEDLKSRAPIVTVMGHVDHGKTSLLDYVRKANVIAGESGGITQHIGAYGVTLENGQKITFLDTPGHEAFTAMRARGAQVTDIVIIVIAADDDIMPQTKEAISHAQAAGVPIIFAINKVDKPTANPDKIKEKLASMNLLVEEWGGTYQSQDISAKQGIGMTELLEKVLLEAEMLELKANPDKLAVGTVVEAFLDKGRGYVSTVLVQAGTLRVGDYLLAGCNHGKVRAMHDERGKSIKVAGPSTPISVLGLDGAPTAGDKFNVFEEEKEAKQIASKRTQLIREQSVRAQRHITLAEIGRRIALGDFKELNIILKGDVDGSVEALSDSFSKLSTEEIQINIIHKGVGAITESDVLLASASDAIIIGFNVRPMASAKVLADKEEIDIRNYSIIYAAIDDLKDAMEGMLSPELKEEVTGTAEIRELFKISKVGTIAGCMVTDGKIFRSSRIRLIREGVVIYTGELTALKRFKDDVKEVSKGYDCGIQIKNYNDIKEYDVIEAFQEVEVKKKLK, via the coding sequence ATGTCTGAAGAAAGAGCAATAAGAATTAATAAAGTTTTAAGGGAATTGAATATTTCTCTCGATAGAGCCGTTGACTTTTTAAAAGGAAAAGGTTTCGATATCGACGCAACACCTAATGCTAAAATTTCTGATCAAGAATATAGTGTTTTGTGTAAACAATTTTCTGCTGATAAAGGTAAGAAAGAGGCATCTATTGAAGTAAGTGAAGAGAAAAAGAAAGAGAAAGAGGCCTTGAAAATTGAGCGTGATAAAGAATTAGAGGAGAAGAAAAAACAAGAGGAAGCACGTATTAAGCGTGAACAAGAAATTATCCGAGCTAAAGCTGAAGAAATTGCAGCTATCAAAACTGTGGGTAAAATCGATCTTGAGCCTAAAAAAACTAAAGCTTCTTCAGACGATTCTAATAAAGAAAATAAATCTTTTGAAAAAGATGCCAAAGCTCCTGCTAAAGAGAGTAAGCAAAAACAAGCTAATGAGGTTATAGAGGATAAGAAAGAGACTGTCGCTAAACCTGTAGTTGATAAGGAAGCATCTAAAGTAACGAACTCAAATAAACAAGTGGAAGCTAAAAAAGAGGTGGAAAAACCAAAACAGAAAGAATCTGTAGCAGGAAGTAAGGATGCTTCATCTAACAAAGTGGATTCTAAAAAAGCAGAGTCTAACAAAGCGGAAGAGGCTGCTAAGACAGAAGAAAACGCAGGAGAGGAGATGATTAAAACTAATTATCAAAAACTTTCTGGTACTACTTTTACTGGACAGACTATCGATTTATCTCAATTCGATAAGCCTAAAAAGAAAAAAGAAGAGCCTAAAAAAGGTGGTAACAACGCTGGTAACAATGCGAAACCAGGTGCTGGTAATGCCGCTAATAAGAATAAGAGAAAACGTATAGCTAAACCAGGTACTGCTGAAGGTGGTAATACTACTAATAACAATAGCAATAATGCTAATGGTGGTAATAACAACAACAATAACAGAAACCAAGGTGGCGGGCAAAGAAATAACAACAATAATAACAATGCTGGTGGAAACAAATTTGGTAATAGAAACCAAAGACGTAACCAACAAGCTCCTGTAGTTAAGGCTGAGCCAACAGAAGAAGAAGTTAAAAACCAAATCAAGGAGACACTAGAACGTCTTCAAGGTAAAGGTAATAAGTCTAAATCTGCTAAATACCGTCGTGATAAACGTGATGTACACCGTAAGAAAACGGATGACGAACAAAAAGCATTAGAAGCTGGAAGTAAAGTATTAAAAGTTACTGAGTTCGTTACTGTAGGTGAGATCGCTACTATGATGGATGTGCCTATTACTAAAGTTATCGGTACATGTATGTCATTAGGTATCATGGTAACAATGAATCAACGTCTAGACGCTGAGACATTGACTATCGTGGCTGATGAGTTCGGATATGAAGTAGACTTTACTACTGCAGCTATTGAAGAGGCTATCGAAGAAGCTCCAGATAGACCAGAAGATTTAAAATCTCGTGCTCCTATCGTTACTGTAATGGGACACGTTGACCACGGTAAGACATCGTTACTTGACTACGTTCGTAAAGCTAACGTTATCGCTGGTGAGTCAGGAGGTATTACGCAGCACATCGGTGCGTATGGGGTAACTTTAGAAAATGGTCAAAAGATTACTTTCTTAGATACACCAGGTCACGAGGCGTTTACTGCGATGCGTGCACGTGGTGCGCAAGTAACGGATATCGTTATTATCGTAATCGCTGCGGATGATGACATCATGCCACAAACGAAAGAGGCTATTAGCCACGCTCAAGCGGCAGGTGTACCTATTATCTTCGCGATCAATAAGGTAGATAAGCCAACGGCTAACCCTGATAAAATTAAAGAGAAGTTAGCATCAATGAACTTGCTAGTAGAAGAGTGGGGTGGTACTTACCAATCTCAAGATATCTCTGCTAAACAAGGTATTGGTATGACTGAATTACTTGAAAAAGTATTATTAGAAGCTGAAATGTTAGAACTGAAAGCTAACCCAGATAAGTTAGCAGTAGGTACTGTAGTAGAGGCATTCTTAGATAAAGGTAGAGGATATGTGTCTACTGTATTAGTACAAGCTGGTACTCTTCGCGTAGGAGATTATTTATTAGCAGGATGTAACCATGGTAAAGTACGTGCTATGCACGATGAGCGTGGTAAGTCTATTAAAGTAGCTGGTCCTTCAACTCCAATCTCTGTATTAGGTCTTGATGGTGCGCCAACTGCTGGTGATAAATTCAACGTATTCGAAGAAGAAAAAGAAGCAAAACAAATTGCATCTAAACGTACTCAGCTGATCCGCGAACAATCTGTACGTGCTCAACGTCATATTACGTTAGCAGAGATTGGACGTCGTATCGCATTAGGAGATTTCAAAGAGTTGAACATTATCTTAAAAGGGGACGTGGATGGTTCTGTTGAGGCATTATCTGATTCATTCTCTAAATTATCTACAGAAGAAATTCAAATCAACATTATCCACAAAGGAGTTGGTGCGATTACAGAATCTGACGTATTGTTAGCATCTGCTTCTGACGCGATCATTATCGGATTTAACGTTCGTCCTATGGCATCTGCTAAAGTATTAGCTGATAAAGAAGAGATCGATATCCGTAACTACTCAATTATCTATGCTGCTATCGATGACCTTAAAGATGCAATGGAAGGTATGTTATCTCCAGAGCTTAAAGAAGAGGTTACTGGTACTGCTGAGATCCGTGAGTTGTTCAAAATTTCTAAAGTGGGAACTATCGCTGGATGTATGGTTACAGATGGTAAGATATTCCGTAGCTCTAGAATCCGCTTAATCCGTGAAGGTGTAGTAATCTACACTGGAGAGTTAACTGCTCTTAAACGTTTCAAAGATGACGTTAAAGAAGTTTCTAAAGGATATGATTGTGGTATTCAGATTAAAAACTACAACGACATTAAGGAGTATGACGTAATCGAAGCTTTCCAAGAAGTAGAGGTTAAAAAGAAACTTAAATAG
- a CDS encoding bifunctional riboflavin kinase/FAD synthetase, which yields MKTFSSIADFNCDKKVVATLGTFDGVHVGHQMIIKKLVDSAKANGGESLVLTFFPHPRMVLKQDNSIRLLNTIEEKKELLKGLGLDNLVIQKFDLEFAQLSAEEFVKQVLVDKFNISKIIIGYDHRFGKNRTADIHDLKAFGEKYGFEVEEISAQEIDHVSISSTKIRVALEEDGNMMLANEFLGYEYYFSGTVVHGKKLGRKLGFPTANIVVDEDYKLIPENGVYVVESELNGAKVMGMMSVGINPTFADHPYTIEVNYLDWDGDLYDQKLKVRILDRIRDELKFSGLDELIAKLKDDERVTREFFSRYEGKTVPSDR from the coding sequence TTGAAAACATTTTCTTCTATAGCTGATTTTAATTGCGATAAAAAAGTAGTTGCTACATTAGGTACTTTTGATGGAGTGCATGTAGGACATCAGATGATTATCAAAAAGCTTGTTGATTCTGCTAAAGCTAATGGTGGCGAGAGTTTGGTGTTGACCTTCTTTCCTCATCCTCGCATGGTTTTAAAGCAGGATAACAGTATTCGATTATTGAATACTATAGAAGAGAAGAAAGAGCTTTTAAAAGGATTAGGATTAGATAATCTAGTCATTCAAAAGTTTGACTTAGAGTTTGCTCAGTTATCAGCAGAAGAGTTCGTGAAGCAGGTGTTAGTAGATAAATTTAATATCTCTAAAATTATTATAGGTTATGATCATCGCTTCGGCAAAAATAGAACTGCTGATATTCATGATTTAAAAGCGTTCGGTGAGAAATATGGCTTTGAAGTAGAAGAAATCTCTGCTCAAGAAATAGATCATGTATCTATTAGTTCTACTAAGATACGTGTTGCTCTAGAAGAAGACGGTAATATGATGTTGGCGAATGAATTCTTAGGGTATGAGTACTATTTCTCTGGTACAGTAGTACACGGTAAGAAATTAGGCCGTAAGCTAGGTTTTCCTACAGCGAATATTGTTGTGGACGAAGATTATAAATTGATTCCTGAGAACGGGGTCTATGTGGTAGAATCTGAGTTAAATGGAGCGAAAGTGATGGGAATGATGAGTGTAGGTATTAACCCTACCTTTGCAGACCACCCTTATACAATAGAAGTAAATTATTTAGATTGGGATGGTGATTTATACGACCAAAAGTTAAAAGTTCGTATCTTAGACAGAATAAGAGATGAATTAAAATTTAGTGGACTTGATGAGTTGATTGCGAAGTTAAAAGATGACGAACGCGTGACTCGAGAGTTCTTCAGTCGTTATGAAGGAAAAACTGTACCGTCAGATAGATAA
- a CDS encoding zinc metallopeptidase: MIWIFMIAIMGASWLVGYRLKSKFEKYSKVQLQNGMSGAEIAQKMLFDHGIRDVRVISTPGRLTDHYNPMDKTVNLSEAVYNERNAAAAAVAAHEVGHAVQHAEAYHWLTMRSKLVPIVSFSSNIVTWVLLGGVLMINTFPQLLLIGIILFAMTTIFSFVTLPVEYDASNRALKWLQAKNIVTQGEYAGAKDSLKWAARTYVVAAISSLGTLLYYVMIYMNRR; this comes from the coding sequence ATGATTTGGATTTTTATGATTGCGATAATGGGTGCTAGTTGGTTAGTAGGTTATCGCTTAAAAAGTAAATTTGAGAAATATTCTAAAGTACAACTTCAGAATGGGATGAGTGGTGCGGAGATAGCACAGAAGATGTTGTTTGATCATGGGATCAGAGACGTAAGAGTTATTTCTACTCCAGGTAGGCTGACCGATCACTATAATCCAATGGATAAGACAGTCAACTTAAGTGAGGCTGTGTATAATGAGCGTAATGCAGCTGCCGCGGCTGTTGCTGCCCATGAGGTAGGGCACGCTGTACAGCATGCTGAGGCATATCACTGGCTGACTATGCGTTCTAAGTTAGTTCCTATTGTTAGCTTTTCGTCTAATATAGTGACGTGGGTGTTATTAGGAGGTGTGTTAATGATTAATACATTTCCACAGTTGTTATTAATCGGGATTATTTTGTTTGCGATGACAACGATATTCTCTTTTGTGACATTACCTGTAGAATACGATGCGAGTAATCGTGCATTAAAGTGGTTGCAAGCAAAGAATATAGTGACTCAAGGAGAATATGCAGGAGCTAAGGATTCGTTGAAATGGGCAGCTCGTACGTATGTAGTGGCTGCGATAAGTTCACTAGGTACGCTACTGTACTATGTAATGATCTATATGAATAGAAGATAA
- a CDS encoding endonuclease/exonuclease/phosphatase family protein: MPNTRFLKALTLFIITLFISFSVNAQVKIMTWNLLNVGKSKSQENIEYIAKTIKQTDIIAIQEVVTNLTGAQTIAKIHEELNRSSGAKWDYAISDPTASSPYRSERYAYLWRTSKVKLKGKPFLEPTYQEEIEREPYMATFIYKGKEITISSLHALPTKHQPEKEIKYLKFFPEHYPDHNLIFLGDFNLSESHSVFNPLKKQGYLPSFSTQKTSLRQKCLKGDCLASEYDNIFYHPDKNELISAKPIYFFEDFEEISMARKVSDHIPLLITLNIL; the protein is encoded by the coding sequence ATGCCTAACACTAGATTTTTAAAAGCCTTAACTTTATTTATTATTACTCTTTTTATATCTTTTTCGGTTAATGCCCAAGTGAAGATAATGACTTGGAATTTACTTAACGTCGGAAAGAGTAAATCACAAGAGAATATAGAATACATCGCTAAAACGATTAAACAAACAGACATCATAGCCATACAAGAGGTTGTCACTAACCTTACAGGTGCACAAACTATTGCTAAGATACACGAAGAATTAAACAGATCATCAGGAGCCAAATGGGACTATGCGATAAGCGATCCTACTGCTAGTTCTCCATATCGCTCAGAACGCTATGCTTACCTATGGAGAACTAGCAAAGTCAAACTAAAAGGAAAACCTTTTCTTGAACCTACTTATCAAGAGGAAATAGAAAGAGAACCTTATATGGCAACATTTATTTATAAAGGAAAAGAAATAACGATAAGTAGTCTACACGCACTACCAACTAAACATCAGCCTGAGAAAGAAATCAAGTACCTAAAATTCTTTCCAGAACATTATCCTGATCACAATCTTATCTTCTTAGGTGATTTTAATTTAAGTGAAAGTCATAGCGTATTTAATCCCTTAAAGAAACAAGGATATCTACCTAGCTTCTCTACACAAAAGACGAGTCTTAGACAGAAATGTCTTAAAGGTGACTGTCTAGCATCAGAGTATGATAACATCTTTTATCACCCTGACAAAAATGAACTTATCAGTGCTAAACCTATCTACTTCTTTGAAGACTTTGAAGAAATTAGCATGGCAAGAAAAGTATCTGATCACATCCCATTGCTCATTACATTGAATATATTATAA
- a CDS encoding HTTM domain-containing protein, with product MKEKLYRQIDNSPLIIFRIFFGFLFACESFGAIATGWVRDNLVDVKITFSHIYMDFLQVLVGPQMYAYFFVMGCVSVAVMLGYRYKWTMPLLTILWAGAYFIQKTSYNNHYYMLLVICVYMCFVPANRYASLDVKSNRVTEEHSMPYYISWLFIFQVFMLYIYGTVAKFYPDWLDGTFTKLMYQGANIPDVFKQVFTQDWFYVSIAYLGIIFDGLVVFLLLYKRTRTLAVIASLVFHLFNSITLHIGIFPYFALSFAVFFYEPEQVRSWFFKKKTPLDEDTLKEEQAVTRHFSPQVKYFLLAFMFVQLVLPLRHYFIKGDVLWTDEAHRLSWRMMLRSRSGYTNYIVENKKTGDRKYYDIEDVLTNKQMARLSSPDMIWQMAQYIKKEYEAKGEDVAVYAESYVSINQRDLSQFVDPKVDLGAVGWNYFTHCEWILEKPF from the coding sequence ATGAAGGAAAAACTGTACCGTCAGATAGATAATTCTCCGTTAATTATCTTTCGTATATTCTTTGGTTTCTTATTCGCTTGTGAGTCATTCGGTGCGATTGCTACAGGTTGGGTAAGAGATAATCTAGTCGATGTAAAGATTACATTCTCCCATATCTATATGGACTTTCTGCAGGTGCTAGTAGGACCTCAGATGTATGCCTACTTTTTTGTGATGGGCTGTGTGTCAGTTGCTGTTATGCTTGGGTATCGATATAAGTGGACTATGCCACTGCTAACGATATTATGGGCTGGCGCTTATTTTATACAGAAGACATCTTATAATAATCACTACTATATGCTATTAGTGATTTGTGTGTATATGTGCTTCGTACCCGCTAATCGATATGCTTCTCTTGATGTAAAAAGTAATAGGGTAACAGAAGAACACTCTATGCCTTATTATATTTCATGGTTGTTTATCTTTCAGGTATTTATGCTTTATATTTATGGTACTGTGGCTAAGTTCTATCCAGATTGGTTAGATGGGACATTTACGAAGTTGATGTATCAAGGAGCTAATATCCCTGATGTGTTTAAGCAAGTATTTACACAGGATTGGTTCTATGTCTCTATTGCTTATTTAGGGATTATATTTGACGGATTAGTTGTGTTCTTATTGTTGTATAAACGCACGCGTACTTTAGCAGTGATAGCCTCATTGGTATTTCACTTGTTTAATTCTATTACCTTACATATCGGTATATTCCCTTATTTTGCATTGAGTTTTGCTGTGTTCTTCTATGAACCAGAGCAAGTGAGAAGTTGGTTCTTTAAAAAGAAAACTCCTTTAGATGAGGATACTTTAAAAGAGGAACAAGCTGTAACTAGACACTTCTCTCCTCAAGTGAAGTATTTCTTATTGGCATTTATGTTTGTACAATTAGTGCTTCCTCTAAGACATTATTTTATCAAGGGAGATGTGTTATGGACTGATGAAGCTCATCGTCTTAGCTGGCGTATGATGCTTAGATCAAGGAGTGGTTATACGAATTATATCGTAGAAAATAAAAAGACAGGGGATAGAAAGTATTACGATATAGAAGATGTGCTAACTAATAAACAGATGGCTCGCCTGTCTTCTCCAGATATGATCTGGCAGATGGCACAATATATCAAAAAAGAATACGAAGCAAAAGGAGAGGACGTAGCAGTATATGCTGAAAGTTATGTATCCATTAATCAACGTGATTTAAGTCAATTCGTAGATCCTAAAGTAGACTTAGGAGCTGTAGGTTGGAATTACTTTACGCACTGTGAGTGGATATTAGAGAAGCCTTTTTAG
- a CDS encoding universal stress protein: MKKILVPTDFSTQAYNAIKVAACIAKKGDAEILLLHILDLPQQGNDSINKGTPAPEVMFFKNAAEEKLRELALSDLFQGIKVSTSLILDRTAYGVTKTAETNKADLIVMGSHGASGAKEYFVGSNTQKVVRTSDAPVLVIKGEGDDFNVNDLVFASDFTDNMKEPFKKILRLHQMFDTKLHLLMVNTPNSFKPTHVAEQVLEDFLEDITDTEYDLSIYNDLTVEKGILNFSKKTNADLITIATHGRTGLAHFFNGSISEDLVNHSPISVLTIKID, translated from the coding sequence ATGAAAAAAATACTAGTCCCAACAGATTTTTCTACACAAGCTTATAACGCTATCAAGGTAGCTGCTTGTATAGCTAAAAAAGGAGATGCAGAAATATTACTATTACACATCTTGGACTTGCCACAACAAGGAAATGATAGTATCAATAAAGGTACTCCTGCTCCAGAAGTAATGTTCTTCAAGAACGCTGCTGAAGAGAAACTTAGAGAATTAGCTCTATCTGATCTATTCCAAGGTATTAAGGTATCTACTAGTCTTATCTTAGACAGAACAGCTTATGGCGTGACTAAGACAGCAGAGACGAATAAAGCAGACCTTATCGTAATGGGATCTCATGGAGCGAGCGGAGCGAAAGAATACTTCGTAGGTTCTAACACTCAGAAAGTAGTGAGAACGTCTGACGCACCTGTATTAGTAATTAAAGGGGAAGGAGATGACTTCAACGTAAACGATCTTGTATTCGCTTCTGACTTTACTGATAATATGAAAGAACCTTTTAAAAAGATTCTACGTCTACACCAGATGTTCGACACGAAGTTACACCTACTGATGGTAAACACTCCTAATAGCTTTAAACCTACTCATGTAGCAGAACAAGTATTAGAAGACTTCTTAGAAGACATCACAGATACAGAATACGACTTATCTATCTATAATGATCTAACAGTAGAAAAAGGAATTCTTAACTTCTCTAAGAAAACGAATGCAGACCTAATCACGATCGCTACACACGGACGTACAGGGTTAGCTCATTTCTTCAACGGAAGTATCAGTGAAGATTTAGTAAATCACTCACCTATCTCAGTATTGACTATCAAGATAGACTAA
- the rimP gene encoding ribosome assembly cofactor RimP: MTLKSKVQELIDKALEEHTSIFIIDFTVSADNKITLTIDGDEGVTLQDCINFSRAIEHNLDREEQDFSLEVASAGATAPLKLLRQYHKNIGRKLKVVTLDQEKYEATLDNVIDNQIVLKWKAREPKPVGKGKVTVEKEAVIPFENIKEANVIISF; this comes from the coding sequence ATGACATTAAAAAGTAAAGTACAAGAATTAATAGATAAGGCTTTAGAAGAGCATACATCTATATTTATTATAGATTTTACGGTGTCTGCTGACAATAAAATCACTCTAACTATAGATGGTGATGAAGGTGTGACATTACAAGATTGTATAAATTTTAGTAGAGCTATAGAGCATAATTTAGATAGAGAAGAGCAGGATTTCTCTCTAGAGGTAGCATCAGCAGGTGCAACAGCGCCTTTAAAATTACTTCGTCAATACCATAAGAACATTGGTAGAAAACTGAAAGTAGTGACGCTAGATCAAGAGAAATATGAGGCTACTCTAGATAATGTGATCGATAATCAGATTGTCCTAAAGTGGAAGGCTAGAGAGCCTAAACCTGTAGGAAAAGGGAAGGTGACAGTAGAGAAAGAAGCTGTGATCCCTTTTGAGAATATTAAAGAAGCGAATGTTATAATTTCATTTTAA
- a CDS encoding 6-pyruvoyl trahydropterin synthase family protein, with the protein MPKIRITKQFTFETGHALYGYDGKCRNVHGHSYKLAVTVIGTPIEDTSNVKYGMVIDFGDLKKIVKGDIVDVFDHATVFNKNTPHIELAKELEERGHHVILVDYQPTSENMVIDFAQKIKSKLPDGIELYSLRLQETESSYAEWHQSDNL; encoded by the coding sequence ATGCCTAAGATTAGAATTACAAAACAATTCACATTTGAAACAGGACATGCCTTATACGGTTATGATGGTAAATGTCGTAACGTACACGGTCATAGTTATAAGCTAGCTGTTACAGTTATTGGTACTCCGATAGAGGATACTAGTAATGTGAAGTATGGTATGGTTATAGATTTTGGAGACTTAAAAAAAATAGTGAAAGGAGATATCGTAGATGTATTCGATCACGCTACTGTTTTCAATAAAAATACCCCTCATATAGAATTAGCAAAAGAACTAGAAGAGCGTGGACACCACGTTATTCTTGTCGATTATCAACCAACTAGCGAGAACATGGTTATTGACTTCGCTCAGAAGATAAAAAGCAAATTACCTGATGGGATAGAACTATACTCATTAAGATTACAAGAGACAGAATCATCATACGCTGAATGGCATCAATCAGATAATTTATAG
- the nusA gene encoding transcription termination factor NusA, which produces MENRDLVDSFSEFKDEKDIERVTLMAILEDVFRNALKKRFGNDDNFDIIVNPDKGDCQIFRNRVVVNDGEVENDNYEISLSQARKIEPDFEVGEEVSEEVKLEELGRRAILALRQNLNSKVTEHDNTTLYKQFKDIIGEVYSAEVHHIRPKVVILMDEEGNEIVLPKDKQIPSDFFRKGDTVKGIIEAVELKGSKPQIIMSRTATEFLERLFEQEIPEIADGHITIKKVVRIPGEKAKVAVDTFDDRIDPVGACVGMKGSRIHGIVRELGNENIDVINFTNNTELFVKRALAPANVNKVVLNEETKKANVYLALEEVSRAIGRGGQNIKLAGMLTGYDIDVMRELNPEDDDVELKEFKDEIDEWVIEEFARIGLDTAKSVLSLSVEELMKRTDLEDETIENVLRILKEEFED; this is translated from the coding sequence ATGGAGAATAGAGATTTAGTAGATTCATTCTCAGAATTTAAAGACGAAAAAGATATTGAGCGTGTAACGCTGATGGCCATCTTAGAAGATGTATTTAGAAATGCATTGAAAAAAAGATTTGGTAACGATGATAACTTTGATATCATTGTTAACCCAGATAAAGGAGATTGCCAGATATTCAGAAACCGTGTAGTAGTAAATGATGGGGAAGTAGAGAATGATAACTATGAAATTTCATTATCTCAAGCACGCAAGATCGAACCAGATTTTGAAGTAGGAGAAGAAGTTTCAGAAGAGGTTAAATTAGAGGAGTTAGGAAGACGTGCTATTTTAGCATTGCGCCAAAACTTAAACTCTAAAGTGACTGAGCACGATAATACTACTTTATACAAACAGTTCAAAGATATTATTGGAGAAGTTTATTCAGCAGAAGTGCACCACATCCGTCCAAAAGTTGTAATTTTGATGGATGAGGAAGGAAATGAAATCGTTTTACCAAAAGATAAACAGATTCCATCTGACTTCTTTAGAAAAGGTGATACTGTAAAAGGAATCATCGAAGCAGTAGAATTAAAAGGATCTAAACCTCAAATCATCATGTCTAGAACTGCTACTGAGTTCTTAGAAAGATTATTCGAGCAAGAAATCCCTGAGATCGCTGATGGACATATCACGATTAAGAAAGTGGTACGTATCCCTGGAGAAAAAGCAAAAGTGGCAGTAGATACTTTTGATGATCGTATCGATCCAGTAGGAGCGTGTGTAGGTATGAAAGGATCTCGTATCCATGGTATCGTTCGCGAATTAGGAAATGAGAATATAGACGTAATTAATTTTACTAATAATACAGAATTATTCGTTAAGCGTGCTTTAGCACCTGCTAACGTAAATAAAGTAGTTCTGAATGAAGAGACTAAAAAAGCAAATGTTTATTTAGCTCTAGAAGAGGTATCACGTGCGATAGGACGTGGTGGACAAAACATCAAATTAGCTGGTATGTTGACTGGATATGATATTGATGTTATGCGTGAATTAAACCCAGAAGACGATGACGTAGAATTAAAAGAATTCAAAGACGAAATCGATGAGTGGGTAATTGAAGAATTTGCAAGAATCGGTTTAGATACGGCTAAGAGCGTTTTAAGCCTAAGTGTTGAAGAGTTAATGAAACGTACTGATCTTGAGGATGAAACAATTGAGAATGTACTTAGAATCTTGAAAGAAGAATTCGAGGATTAA
- a CDS encoding UDP-2,3-diacylglucosamine diphosphatase: MSFTINTDKSIYFASDQHFGAPTREKSLPREELFLQWLREKEDDMGALFILGDLFDFWFEYKTVVPKGFVRILGKLAEIKDRGIPVFFFVGNHDLWMDDYFQTELGIPVYHEPKVFDINGKKFFIGHGDGLGPGDMGYKRMKKVFTNPFSKWLFRWLHPDIGVRLGSYLSVKNKLISGDEDIKFLGEDNEWLILYAKRKLETTHYDYFVFGHRHLPMIIDLNDQSKYINLGDWINYFTYGKYDTSLHLIEYKKELAEAKQ, encoded by the coding sequence TTGAGTTTTACAATTAATACAGATAAGAGTATATACTTCGCTTCTGATCAGCACTTCGGAGCACCCACTCGAGAGAAAAGCCTTCCTAGAGAAGAGTTATTCTTACAGTGGTTACGCGAGAAAGAAGATGATATGGGCGCCTTATTCATACTAGGAGATTTATTTGACTTCTGGTTTGAGTACAAGACTGTTGTACCTAAAGGTTTTGTAAGAATACTTGGTAAGTTGGCTGAGATCAAAGATAGAGGCATTCCTGTTTTCTTCTTTGTAGGAAACCACGACTTATGGATGGATGATTACTTCCAGACAGAACTAGGAATACCAGTATATCACGAGCCTAAAGTATTTGACATTAACGGTAAGAAGTTCTTTATCGGACATGGAGATGGACTAGGACCTGGAGATATGGGCTATAAGAGAATGAAGAAAGTCTTTACCAATCCTTTCTCTAAATGGCTGTTCAGATGGTTGCATCCAGACATCGGAGTTAGACTTGGTTCTTACCTATCTGTTAAGAATAAACTGATATCAGGTGATGAAGACATTAAATTCTTAGGAGAAGACAATGAATGGTTAATCCTATATGCTAAACGCAAATTAGAAACCACTCATTACGACTACTTCGTTTTTGGGCACCGTCATTTACCAATGATTATTGACTTAAATGACCAGTCTAAATACATTAATCTAGGAGATTGGATTAACTACTTCACCTATGGCAAATACGATACTAGTCTACATCTAATAGAATATAAAAAGGAGCTTGCTGAAGCTAAACAATAA